A single window of Polaribacter sp. SA4-10 DNA harbors:
- the purU gene encoding formyltetrahydrofolate deformylase, with translation MKSQVVTFLIKCPDQKGLVAKITSFFYDKGFNILSCQQYVNSIEDTYFMRVRLNAEGTNISKEALEHNFLELATPLNFDWSVNYGDKKQHVAIMVSHTSHNLYDLLERSKEGRLNCNVTMIISNHNKLRHIAEMFNVPFYHLPVTKDTKLAQEAQVKELLDTNEVDLVIMARYMQILSADFINHYPERIINIHHSFLPAFQGANPYKKAYERGVKLIGATAHYATVDLDEGPIIEQDVKPVTHESTPTTLKIIGADIEKLVLARAVKNHLNHQIIVSGNRAIVFPEAGE, from the coding sequence ATGAAATCACAAGTAGTTACTTTTTTAATAAAATGTCCAGATCAAAAAGGGTTGGTGGCAAAAATTACTAGTTTTTTTTATGATAAAGGATTCAATATTTTAAGTTGTCAGCAATATGTAAATTCGATCGAAGATACTTATTTTATGAGAGTTCGTTTAAATGCTGAAGGAACAAATATCTCTAAAGAAGCACTAGAACATAATTTTTTAGAGTTGGCAACACCTTTAAATTTTGATTGGTCTGTAAACTATGGAGATAAAAAACAGCATGTAGCCATTATGGTTTCGCACACAAGTCATAATTTATACGATTTGTTAGAGCGATCTAAAGAAGGGCGTTTAAATTGTAATGTGACCATGATTATTAGTAATCATAATAAATTAAGACACATTGCAGAGATGTTTAATGTACCTTTTTATCATTTGCCCGTTACAAAAGACACAAAATTAGCACAAGAAGCTCAGGTAAAAGAACTGCTAGACACAAATGAAGTTGATTTGGTCATTATGGCAAGGTATATGCAGATTTTATCTGCCGATTTCATTAACCATTACCCAGAGCGAATTATCAATATTCATCATTCATTTTTACCCGCTTTTCAAGGAGCAAATCCTTATAAAAAGGCTTATGAAAGAGGTGTAAAGCTAATAGGAGCGACAGCCCATTATGCAACAGTAGATTTAGATGAAGGTCCTATTATTGAGCAAGATGTAAAACCTGTAACACATGAGAGTACACCAACAACTTTAAAAATAATTGGTGCAGATATAGAGAAACTGGTGTTGGCAAGAGCGGTTAAAAACCATTTAAACCATCAAATAATCGTTTCTGGAAATAGAGCAATTGTTTTCCCAGAAGCAGGAGAGTAA
- a CDS encoding alpha/beta hydrolase-fold protein, whose protein sequence is MIKKSFTLICILFFFSGFSQKIINKKINSEILGTARNIKIYIPEGYEKEANNNYPLAVVLDAEYLFDAYVGNSVLFAAKDKAPKQIIVGISMKDSRKRDTYININTGKLTQENIAFYEFINDDVIFYMESNYRTSPFISLIGEGTSANMITHFLKEPAPFINSYICINPTFPDFIGSQFQAYNLERFQKEDNTFYLYTNNSTSFSIKKQVKIGELQKGLSSLKLKNVNFINDTIFTVNSVSAMSEAIPRALTKVFEIYSAISKEEYDENVKELSPSDAIAYLENKYLEIEFLFGSNLGIREQDIYAIENIVIEKENGDQLKEFGRMILKLFPTSPLGDYYIGRYYESGKRIKKALYHYKIGYGKMDPSDPNSDAFYENILRISGQ, encoded by the coding sequence ATGATAAAGAAATCGTTCACCCTAATATGTATACTTTTTTTCTTTAGTGGATTTTCACAAAAAATTATCAACAAAAAAATTAATTCTGAAATACTTGGAACTGCAAGAAATATAAAAATTTATATTCCTGAAGGCTATGAAAAAGAGGCTAATAATAATTATCCTTTAGCAGTTGTTTTAGATGCTGAATATTTATTTGATGCTTATGTAGGAAATTCTGTGCTTTTTGCAGCAAAAGACAAAGCACCTAAACAAATTATTGTTGGTATTTCTATGAAGGATTCAAGAAAAAGAGATACTTATATTAATATTAATACAGGGAAATTAACACAAGAAAACATCGCTTTTTATGAATTTATTAATGATGACGTAATTTTTTATATGGAAAGTAATTATAGAACTTCTCCTTTTATTTCTTTGATTGGCGAAGGAACTTCTGCAAATATGATAACACATTTTTTAAAAGAACCTGCACCCTTTATTAATTCTTATATCTGTATAAATCCTACTTTTCCAGACTTTATTGGAAGCCAATTTCAAGCGTATAATTTAGAACGCTTTCAAAAAGAAGACAACACCTTTTATTTATATACCAATAATTCGACTTCATTTTCAATAAAAAAACAGGTTAAAATTGGAGAACTTCAAAAAGGATTATCTTCTCTAAAGTTAAAAAATGTCAATTTCATTAATGATACCATTTTTACTGTAAATAGTGTTTCAGCTATGAGTGAAGCAATACCAAGAGCGTTAACTAAGGTTTTTGAAATTTATTCGGCTATTTCTAAAGAAGAATATGATGAAAATGTAAAAGAATTATCTCCTAGTGATGCAATTGCCTACTTAGAAAACAAATATTTAGAAATCGAATTTCTTTTTGGTAGCAACTTAGGAATAAGAGAACAAGATATTTACGCAATTGAAAACATTGTTATCGAAAAAGAAAACGGAGATCAATTAAAAGAATTTGGTAGAATGATTTTAAAGCTTTTCCCCACTTCTCCTTTGGGAGATTATTATATTGGAAGATATTACGAAAGTGGAAAACGTATAAAAAAAGCACTATATCATTACAAAATTGGTTACGGAAAAATGGATCCTTCAGATCCAAATTCTGATGCATTTTATGAAAACATTTTAAGAATTAGCGGACAATAA
- a CDS encoding 1,4-dihydroxy-2-naphthoyl-CoA synthase, with protein sequence MIQPEWKTVKEYDDITYKKSNGVARIAFNRPNVRNAFRPKTTKELYDAFYDAGEDVNIGVVLLSAEGPSTKDGVYSFCSGGDQKARGHQGYVGDDGYHRLNILEVQRLIRFMPKAVIAVVPGWAVGGGHSLHVVCDLTLASKEHAIFKQTDADVTSFDGGYGSAYLAKMVGQKRAREIFFLGRNYSAQEAYDMGMVNAVIPHDELESTAYQWAQEILEKSPTSIKMLKFAMNLTDDGMVGQQVFAGEATRLAYMTEEAKEGRDAFLEKRKPNFPKKWIP encoded by the coding sequence ATGATACAACCCGAGTGGAAAACTGTTAAAGAATACGATGACATTACTTATAAAAAGAGTAATGGCGTTGCAAGAATTGCATTTAATAGACCTAATGTTAGAAATGCTTTTAGGCCTAAAACTACTAAAGAACTATATGATGCTTTTTATGATGCTGGAGAAGATGTAAATATTGGCGTTGTACTGCTTTCTGCGGAAGGACCAAGTACAAAAGACGGAGTGTACTCTTTCTGTTCTGGTGGAGATCAAAAAGCACGTGGTCATCAAGGTTATGTTGGAGATGATGGCTATCACAGATTAAACATATTAGAAGTTCAGCGTTTAATTAGGTTTATGCCAAAAGCAGTAATTGCTGTGGTTCCTGGTTGGGCAGTTGGAGGTGGACATAGTTTACATGTTGTTTGCGATTTAACGTTAGCTTCTAAAGAACATGCTATTTTTAAACAAACAGATGCAGATGTAACTTCTTTTGATGGAGGTTATGGTTCTGCTTATTTGGCAAAAATGGTTGGACAAAAAAGAGCGAGAGAAATTTTCTTTTTAGGAAGAAATTATTCAGCGCAAGAAGCGTATGATATGGGAATGGTAAATGCTGTTATTCCTCATGATGAATTAGAATCTACTGCTTATCAATGGGCACAAGAAATTTTAGAAAAATCTCCAACCTCTATTAAAATGTTAAAATTCGCAATGAATTTAACAGATGACGGAATGGTTGGTCAGCAAGTTTTTGCAGGTGAAGCAACGCGTTTGGCTTATATGACTGAAGAAGCAAAAGAAGGAAGAGATGCTTTTCTTGAAAAAAGAAAACCAAACTTTCCTAAAAAATGGATACCATAG